One segment of Gemmatimonadota bacterium DNA contains the following:
- a CDS encoding Gfo/Idh/MocA family oxidoreductase gives MPLKFAYLGLWHSHAGMHIRDAASRPDEFQLVGAYEPDPAIRNTKLGDWVADLPDIPVFDSIEQALDSDAEAIICEGRVSENLDYAERALAADKHVLLEKPAGVDMAQLERLHDTARRKNLHLQMAYMWRYNPAVAEMIRLCRAGALGDPFYFRGHIPKPMGYHARLVEELDRYKGSLYFEMAGHLVDIMVTFMGEPRRVDATFGQFHGERKHVDNAVVVHRFDGGGLGTIDTASMHVESGLTRRIELYGARGTAIHTPIGSNNLTLSLADAFEGYAAGWQEVTVPTPPGPPSLLTELAACISGAKEPDYTLDHDMAVHRTLFAGCGITDGSAMTDVPHSVKSG, from the coding sequence ATGCCCCTGAAATTCGCGTACCTGGGCCTCTGGCACAGCCACGCCGGCATGCATATCCGCGACGCCGCGAGCCGGCCGGACGAGTTCCAGCTCGTCGGCGCATACGAGCCGGATCCCGCGATCCGGAACACGAAGCTGGGTGACTGGGTGGCGGACCTGCCGGACATCCCCGTCTTCGATTCGATCGAGCAGGCGTTGGACAGCGATGCGGAAGCGATCATCTGCGAGGGCCGCGTCTCGGAGAACCTGGACTACGCCGAACGGGCGCTCGCGGCGGACAAGCACGTGCTTCTCGAGAAGCCGGCGGGCGTGGACATGGCCCAACTCGAGCGGCTGCACGACACGGCGCGTCGCAAGAACCTGCACCTCCAGATGGCCTACATGTGGCGATATAATCCTGCGGTCGCCGAAATGATCCGGCTCTGCAGGGCCGGCGCGCTGGGCGATCCCTTCTACTTCAGGGGGCACATCCCGAAGCCCATGGGGTACCACGCCAGGCTGGTGGAGGAACTCGACCGGTACAAGGGTTCCCTCTATTTCGAGATGGCCGGGCACCTGGTCGACATCATGGTGACGTTTATGGGCGAGCCACGGCGGGTGGACGCCACGTTCGGGCAATTCCACGGCGAACGAAAGCACGTGGACAACGCGGTGGTCGTCCACCGGTTCGACGGCGGCGGCCTGGGGACGATCGACACCGCGTCCATGCACGTGGAGAGCGGGCTGACCCGGCGTATCGAGTTATACGGGGCCCGGGGCACGGCCATCCATACCCCGATCGGTTCGAACAACCTGACGCTTTCGCTGGCGGATGCCTTCGAAGGCTATGCGGCGGGATGGCAGGAGGTCACCGTTCCCACGCCGCCGGGACCGCCTTCGCTGCTGACCGAACTCGCGGCCTGTATATCCGGCGCGAAGGAGCCGGACTATACCCTGGACCACGATATGGCGGTGCATCGCACCCTCTTCGCGGGGTGCGGCATCACCGATGGTTCGGCGATGACGGACGTGCCGCATTCGGTAAAAAGCGGTTGA
- a CDS encoding thiamine pyrophosphate-binding protein has product MTGYRYIAEMLRGYGIRAVFHVPYVLDGALVEMEKLGIRRIRCHSEKAAAYMADGYARVAHGPGIAMAQSVGAANLAAGLQDAWLACSPVIAVTGRWMPHYLYQQAYQEIDHRPLYDPVTKFNAYVDGVEQIPFLLRQAFREATTGAPRPVHLDFLGLSGDLAAGSKLDAEVTVEPSFARYPAFRPEPEPGRVADAAQRIARSQRPVLVAGGGVTASGAKAEVVRLAEKLSVPVATSLNAKGATPENHPLSAGVVGTYSRKCANEIVSEADLVIFVGSHTGGQVSHFWQIPRQGTPVIQIDVDPAQIGRNYPAEVAIQGDAKATLERLIEVVAPVLDRTAWTERVRVLVDQWRGEFDDLLKSDAVPIRPERLCREITEFLPPDAILLSDTGHAGMWTGAMIEITNPGQTYLRCAGSLGWAFPAAMGAKCAAPDRPVICFTGDGGFWYHLGELETAARFGINTVTVINNNRSFNQCRDAFEDASGGRDQDSDDLWVFEDIDFAGVAKSMGCKGIRVEEPERIRPALEEAMAADGPVVVDVATDIDAMAPKAYVPE; this is encoded by the coding sequence ATGACCGGCTACCGGTACATCGCGGAGATGCTGCGCGGCTACGGGATCAGGGCCGTCTTCCACGTTCCCTACGTTCTGGACGGCGCCCTCGTGGAGATGGAGAAACTGGGCATCCGGCGGATCCGGTGCCATTCCGAGAAGGCCGCCGCGTACATGGCGGACGGTTACGCGCGGGTCGCCCACGGTCCCGGTATCGCCATGGCGCAGTCCGTGGGCGCGGCCAATCTCGCCGCCGGGCTCCAGGACGCCTGGCTTGCGTGCTCCCCGGTCATCGCCGTAACGGGCCGGTGGATGCCCCACTACCTATACCAGCAGGCCTACCAGGAGATCGACCACCGCCCCCTCTACGATCCGGTCACCAAGTTCAATGCCTACGTGGACGGCGTGGAACAGATCCCCTTCCTGCTGCGCCAGGCCTTCCGCGAGGCCACCACGGGCGCGCCCCGTCCGGTCCACCTGGACTTTCTGGGCCTGTCCGGCGATCTCGCGGCGGGGTCGAAGCTCGACGCCGAGGTGACCGTGGAGCCGTCCTTCGCCCGGTATCCGGCCTTCCGGCCCGAACCGGAACCGGGTCGTGTCGCGGATGCGGCGCAGCGCATCGCGCGGTCGCAGCGGCCGGTACTGGTTGCGGGGGGAGGGGTCACCGCATCGGGCGCGAAGGCCGAGGTGGTCCGGTTGGCGGAGAAGCTCTCCGTCCCGGTGGCGACTTCCCTGAACGCCAAGGGGGCGACACCGGAGAACCACCCATTATCCGCAGGCGTGGTGGGCACCTATTCCCGCAAGTGCGCCAACGAGATCGTTTCGGAGGCGGACCTCGTGATCTTCGTGGGCAGCCATACGGGCGGGCAGGTCAGTCACTTCTGGCAGATTCCCCGGCAGGGGACGCCGGTCATACAGATCGACGTGGACCCCGCCCAGATCGGCCGCAACTATCCCGCCGAAGTCGCCATCCAGGGCGACGCGAAGGCGACGCTGGAACGCCTCATCGAGGTCGTGGCCCCGGTCTTGGACCGAACGGCCTGGACAGAGCGCGTGCGCGTACTCGTCGACCAATGGCGGGGCGAATTCGACGATCTGCTCAAGTCTGATGCCGTACCCATCCGCCCCGAACGTCTGTGCCGCGAAATCACCGAATTCCTCCCACCCGACGCCATCCTCCTTTCGGACACGGGCCATGCCGGCATGTGGACGGGCGCCATGATCGAGATCACGAACCCGGGACAGACGTACCTTCGCTGCGCCGGGTCCCTGGGCTGGGCCTTCCCCGCGGCCATGGGCGCGAAGTGCGCGGCGCCGGACCGTCCCGTCATCTGCTTCACCGGCGACGGCGGATTCTGGTACCATCTCGGGGAACTCGAGACGGCCGCCCGATTCGGGATCAACACCGTCACGGTGATCAACAACAACCGGTCCTTCAACCAGTGCCGGGACGCTTTCGAAGATGCGAGCGGCGGGCGGGACCAAGATTCAGACGACCTGTGGGTCTTTGAAGACATCGATTTCGCCGGGGTGGCCAAATCCATGGGATGCAAAGGGATACGCGTGGAAGAACCGGAGCGGATCCGGCCGGCTCTTGAAGAAGCGATGGCGGCCGACGGACCGGTTGTCGTAGACGTGGCCACCGATATCGACGCCATGGCGCCGAAAGCCTACGTACCGGAATAG
- a CDS encoding glucose 1-dehydrogenase — translation MNPRKPRLDDKVAVVTGAGAHSDVAGTGQATAVLLAREGAKVLLADRSAENAGKTLAVIEEEGGTASVFAGDVTRSADCRAMTETAVDRYGGLHILFNNVGLSHPGTVVDVQEEHWDEIMAVNLKAMMLASRFAIPAMMDSGGGSIINVASIDGFRSGWSYNVAYETSKGGVIALTINMAVQHGKDGIRVNCIAPGHLHGSFTAELSDAHRELRRRSTPLGTEGTAWDVANAAAFLAGDESRWITGITLPVDAGSSIALPLSVLPRDEGGILPDAESARF, via the coding sequence ATGAACCCTCGTAAACCCCGTCTGGACGACAAGGTGGCCGTCGTGACGGGCGCGGGCGCGCATAGCGACGTGGCGGGCACCGGGCAGGCGACCGCCGTGCTCCTCGCCCGAGAAGGCGCGAAGGTGCTGCTGGCGGACCGAAGCGCGGAGAACGCCGGAAAGACGCTGGCCGTCATCGAGGAAGAAGGGGGCACGGCGTCGGTCTTCGCCGGGGACGTGACCCGGTCGGCGGACTGCCGGGCCATGACCGAGACCGCGGTGGACCGGTACGGCGGGCTGCACATCCTCTTCAACAACGTGGGTCTCAGCCATCCGGGTACGGTGGTGGACGTGCAAGAGGAGCACTGGGACGAGATCATGGCGGTGAACCTCAAGGCCATGATGCTCGCAAGCCGGTTCGCCATACCGGCAATGATGGATTCCGGGGGAGGATCCATCATCAACGTGGCGTCCATCGACGGATTCCGGAGCGGATGGTCGTACAACGTCGCCTACGAGACTTCCAAGGGCGGGGTCATCGCCCTGACCATCAACATGGCGGTACAGCACGGCAAGGACGGGATCCGCGTGAACTGCATCGCCCCTGGGCACCTACACGGGTCCTTCACCGCCGAACTCTCGGACGCGCACCGGGAACTCCGGCGGCGCTCCACGCCGCTGGGTACCGAGGGCACGGCCTGGGACGTGGCCAACGCGGCCGCCTTCCTGGCCGGCGACGAATCCCGCTGGATCACGGGGATCACGCTCCCGGTCGATGCGGGCTCCTCTATTGCCCTGCCCCTTTCGGTCCTGCCCAGGGATGAAGGCGGCATCCTCCCCGACGCGGAAAGTGCCCGTTTCTGA
- a CDS encoding SDR family oxidoreductase, with protein MYNLHGKTALVTGAGGERGIGRAVATRLAKEGADVIVSDRVANPYPGDSSEWQGLPSVVGEIEAAGRSAEAILADVSQADQVERLVSGGIDRFGRIDILVNGAGSLPGKDRVLVVDMEEEAWDKEMNVNAKGVFLMCRAAARHMIERGVGGKIINLASTSGRIGRKRFSAYCASKAAIIRFTQALAQELGPHGINVNSVSPTAVDTERLGFIEEAVSDGAVQGTSWKNSEAHRAFIQEKAGISPLGRVARSDDVAQTVAFLASPESDYLTAVDLVVAGGAEIF; from the coding sequence ATGTACAACCTGCACGGCAAAACCGCCCTGGTCACCGGCGCGGGTGGGGAACGTGGCATCGGCCGGGCCGTCGCCACGCGGCTCGCGAAGGAAGGCGCCGACGTCATCGTCAGCGACCGGGTCGCAAATCCCTATCCCGGCGACTCGTCGGAATGGCAGGGGCTGCCCTCCGTGGTCGGGGAGATCGAGGCGGCGGGGCGCAGCGCGGAGGCCATCCTGGCCGACGTCTCGCAGGCCGACCAGGTGGAACGGCTCGTTTCCGGGGGGATCGACCGGTTCGGCCGCATCGACATCCTCGTGAACGGCGCCGGCTCCCTGCCGGGCAAGGACCGCGTGCTCGTCGTCGACATGGAAGAGGAAGCCTGGGACAAGGAGATGAACGTCAACGCAAAGGGCGTGTTCCTCATGTGCCGGGCCGCTGCGCGCCACATGATCGAGCGGGGTGTGGGCGGCAAGATCATCAACCTCGCCTCCACGTCGGGCAGGATCGGGAGGAAGCGGTTCTCGGCCTACTGCGCGTCCAAGGCGGCCATCATCCGGTTCACCCAGGCCCTGGCGCAGGAACTCGGTCCCCACGGGATCAACGTCAACTCGGTATCGCCTACCGCGGTCGATACCGAGCGCCTGGGATTCATCGAAGAGGCCGTATCCGACGGCGCCGTCCAGGGCACATCGTGGAAGAACAGCGAAGCCCACAGGGCGTTTATCCAGGAAAAGGCCGGTATTTCACCCCTGGGACGGGTGGCCCGGAGCGACGACGTGGCGCAAACGGTGGCCTTCCTGGCCTCACCGGAATCGGACTACCTCACGGCCGTGGACCTGGTGGTGGCGGGCGGCGCGGAGATCTTCTGA
- a CDS encoding putative addiction module antidote protein, with amino-acid sequence MSISFSKWKVTEHLRTLEDARLYLEACAKEDPGDGSLIRAALNDIARSGNMSWLAREIGMSREGLYKALSEDGNPAFSTVVRIVRALGLQVRFTA; translated from the coding sequence ATGAGTATTTCATTTTCAAAGTGGAAAGTGACGGAGCACCTGCGCACCTTGGAAGACGCTCGTCTTTACCTGGAAGCATGCGCGAAAGAAGATCCAGGAGATGGCAGCCTGATACGTGCCGCCCTGAACGATATCGCCCGTTCGGGGAACATGAGCTGGCTGGCCCGTGAGATTGGAATGAGCCGGGAAGGGTTGTACAAAGCACTGTCGGAGGACGGCAATCCCGCATTCTCCACGGTAGTTCGTATCGTGCGTGCCCTGGGTCTCCAGGTGCGGTTTACGGCGTGA